A single genomic interval of Deltaproteobacteria bacterium harbors:
- a CDS encoding VUT family protein: MGVERRRRTEGVLFLIGFGLCIPAANWLIGNVGTVCPPDAPCLIPVAPGIMAPSGVVTIGLAFVLRDLVQRRIGVRWAVVAVVVGAGLSALVAPPALVMASGTAFLFSEGADLAVYTPLQRRRLLLAVVASSVVGLIVDSILFLYLAFGSLDFLVGQVVGKSWMVLLALPFIVLLRRRDERLGLAPA; this comes from the coding sequence ATGGGAGTCGAACGTCGAAGACGTACGGAAGGGGTCCTTTTCCTCATCGGTTTCGGGTTGTGCATCCCGGCGGCCAACTGGCTCATCGGCAACGTGGGGACGGTGTGCCCGCCGGACGCTCCCTGCCTGATCCCGGTGGCGCCGGGGATCATGGCACCCAGCGGGGTGGTGACCATCGGGTTGGCGTTCGTCCTGCGCGACCTGGTGCAGCGGCGCATCGGGGTGAGATGGGCGGTCGTGGCGGTGGTGGTGGGGGCGGGTCTTTCCGCGCTGGTCGCGCCCCCGGCCCTGGTGATGGCCTCCGGCACGGCCTTCCTGTTTTCGGAGGGCGCGGACCTCGCGGTTTACACGCCGTTGCAGAGACGCCGGCTGCTGCTCGCGGTTGTCGCCAGCAGCGTCGTGGGTCTCATCGTCGATAGCATTCTGTTCCTCTACCTGGCGTTCGGCAGCCTCGATTTCCTCGTGGGGCAGGTCGTCGGCAAGTCCTGGATGGTGCTGCTCGCCTTGCCCTTCATCGTCCTGTTGCGCCGGCGCGATGAGCGCTTGGGGCTGGCGCCGGCCTGA